One genomic segment of Desulfomicrobium sp. ZS1 includes these proteins:
- a CDS encoding PAS domain S-box protein, with the protein MAPDHSVRPPSQLSGFQDVNDLLLSAPIGVFSSTPEGRYLYVNPAWARILGYDSPEDVLVSITDIGSQLYADPTERDKFKRLLEANGEVVNFESKFKRRDGSIVWVSRNARAVRDAQGKISHYQGFTTDITERKQAEEAISSANARLEALWSVSSLSGADLKQVSDHILESLTRMTGSEHGFYGFVDEGEQSMTLHSWSGNAMRDCFVQTQPLHYSFSEAGVWGEALRRREPLLMNDYSLFHPSKKGLPQGHVKLRNLLVVPFFSHGKITAVAAVSNRKGDYGQDDVAQINAFLSSVQAVVDRTQAEDDLRRSRALFKAIFDNALDAIMIADNDGKLTDVNPTACRLTGYSREELLQLTIFNLGSTEFRGESQGMWREFMTRGSQFGQYGITCKDGATLNVEYSAVANFLPGLHLSVMRDISDRQQSEVALRKQKAMLQHLFDSSPEAIAIIDNQGCVLQINKSFTDLFGYEWEDVHGKQINDLVSQGMYHDEAGRYSHRVFIKGEIIEVETVRYKKDGTPLDVALIGYPILIDGRIIGAYGIYRNITDRKLAEKSLQESEERFKALHNASFGGISIHDKGIILDCNQGLSGITGYSVDELIGMDGLLLIAEKSRELVMKNILTGYEKPYEAVGLRKNGQEYPLRLEARNIPYKGRMVRTVEFRDDTERKQVEAELIKARDAAQAANQAKSEFLANMSHEIRTPLNGVMGLMQLLQTTRLDAEQHEYVSMAMRSSDRLARLLTDLLDISKIEAGKMDVVDEEFNIKELGDAVTELFAVNAAEKNVYLEYFIDPDLPPLLVGGVARLRQILFNLVGNALKFTDKGRVLLEMAPLSSPREDELRVLFSIYDTGIGIPQEKLKDLFKPFAQVEGSYTRKYQGAGLGLAIVQRLVELMRGHIYMESVLGEGTEVHIALPLKAPQGMVTAKTRKMTDKRNPGTLRILMAEDDPSNQVATRKLLEKSGHAVTLAENGQEALKLLRTGDFDIVLMDIQMPVMGGQEATMEIRNSPGLAACKNIPVIALTAYAMTGDREKFLASGMDDYLVKPVSLENLQRMIEKHAPRAGSRNMHP; encoded by the coding sequence ATGGCTCCTGATCACTCTGTACGCCCCCCCTCGCAACTTTCCGGATTTCAGGATGTGAACGATCTGCTGCTGAGCGCTCCCATCGGCGTGTTCTCCTCCACTCCCGAAGGGCGGTATCTGTACGTAAACCCTGCCTGGGCCAGAATTTTAGGCTATGATTCGCCAGAGGACGTCCTTGTCTCGATTACCGACATCGGCTCACAGCTTTATGCCGATCCGACCGAAAGGGATAAATTCAAGCGTTTGCTTGAAGCCAACGGTGAAGTCGTCAACTTCGAAAGCAAGTTCAAGCGGCGGGACGGGTCCATTGTCTGGGTGTCCAGGAACGCCAGGGCCGTACGCGACGCGCAGGGCAAAATCTCCCATTACCAAGGATTCACCACGGACATCACCGAGCGCAAACAGGCCGAAGAGGCGATATCTTCGGCCAACGCCAGACTTGAAGCCTTGTGGAGCGTGTCCTCCTTGAGCGGAGCAGATCTAAAACAGGTTTCCGACCACATTCTCGAATCCCTCACGCGCATGACCGGAAGTGAACACGGTTTTTACGGCTTCGTCGATGAAGGCGAGCAGAGCATGACCTTGCACTCCTGGTCAGGCAACGCCATGCGGGATTGCTTCGTGCAAACCCAGCCACTGCATTATTCATTCTCCGAGGCCGGAGTATGGGGAGAAGCGTTGCGTCGCCGTGAACCGCTGCTCATGAATGATTATTCTTTGTTTCACCCTTCCAAAAAGGGGCTGCCGCAGGGCCATGTGAAATTGCGCAACCTGCTTGTAGTTCCCTTTTTTTCCCATGGGAAAATCACGGCCGTAGCGGCGGTCTCCAATCGCAAGGGAGATTACGGGCAGGACGACGTGGCGCAAATCAATGCCTTCCTGAGCAGCGTCCAGGCCGTTGTGGACCGGACGCAGGCCGAGGATGATCTGCGCAGGAGCCGGGCGCTTTTCAAGGCCATTTTCGACAACGCCCTCGACGCCATCATGATTGCCGACAACGACGGTAAGCTAACGGACGTCAACCCCACCGCCTGTCGCCTCACGGGGTACAGCCGTGAGGAGCTTCTTCAGCTGACCATCTTTAACCTGGGCTCCACGGAATTTCGAGGTGAAAGCCAAGGCATGTGGCGGGAGTTCATGACCAGGGGAAGCCAGTTCGGACAGTACGGCATTACCTGCAAGGACGGCGCGACCCTGAACGTTGAATACAGCGCGGTGGCGAATTTCCTGCCAGGACTGCATCTCTCCGTGATGCGCGACATCTCTGATCGGCAGCAATCCGAAGTGGCTCTGCGCAAGCAAAAAGCCATGTTGCAGCACCTGTTCGACAGTTCGCCGGAGGCCATTGCCATTATCGATAATCAGGGTTGCGTTCTACAGATCAACAAGTCTTTCACTGATCTTTTCGGATACGAATGGGAAGATGTGCACGGCAAGCAGATAAACGATCTCGTTTCCCAAGGAATGTACCATGACGAAGCGGGAAGATACTCGCATCGCGTTTTCATAAAAGGCGAAATCATTGAAGTGGAAACGGTGCGATACAAGAAAGACGGCACCCCCCTCGACGTGGCCCTCATCGGATACCCCATTCTCATCGACGGACGCATCATCGGCGCCTACGGCATTTACCGCAACATCACGGATCGCAAGCTTGCCGAGAAATCGCTGCAGGAAAGCGAAGAGCGCTTCAAGGCCCTGCACAATGCCTCTTTCGGCGGCATATCAATCCACGACAAGGGGATCATTCTCGATTGCAATCAGGGGTTGTCCGGCATCACCGGCTACTCAGTTGATGAATTGATCGGCATGGACGGCCTGCTGCTTATCGCTGAAAAGTCGCGGGAATTGGTCATGAAGAACATTTTGACCGGGTACGAGAAGCCCTACGAAGCGGTCGGCCTGCGCAAGAACGGTCAGGAATACCCGCTGCGCCTGGAAGCCAGAAACATACCGTACAAGGGCCGCATGGTCCGTACTGTCGAATTCCGGGACGACACGGAGCGAAAACAGGTTGAAGCAGAGTTGATCAAGGCCAGGGACGCGGCCCAGGCGGCCAACCAGGCCAAATCTGAATTTTTGGCCAACATGAGCCACGAAATCCGCACCCCTTTGAACGGCGTCATGGGTCTCATGCAGCTTTTGCAGACCACACGGCTGGACGCCGAACAGCACGAATATGTTTCCATGGCCATGCGGTCCTCGGACCGTCTGGCACGGCTACTGACAGACCTGCTCGACATTTCGAAGATCGAGGCGGGCAAGATGGATGTGGTCGATGAGGAATTCAACATCAAGGAATTGGGCGATGCCGTGACCGAGCTTTTTGCCGTCAATGCAGCCGAAAAGAATGTGTATCTGGAGTATTTCATCGATCCTGACCTGCCCCCGCTTCTGGTCGGCGGCGTGGCCAGGTTGCGCCAGATTCTCTTCAACCTGGTCGGCAACGCCTTGAAATTTACCGACAAGGGCCGGGTGCTGCTAGAGATGGCGCCGCTTTCTTCGCCCCGGGAAGATGAACTGCGAGTCCTTTTTTCCATTTACGACACCGGAATCGGCATTCCGCAGGAAAAGCTCAAAGACCTGTTCAAGCCGTTCGCGCAGGTCGAAGGTTCCTACACCCGCAAATACCAGGGCGCGGGCCTCGGACTGGCCATCGTTCAGCGTCTGGTCGAACTTATGCGTGGACACATTTACATGGAAAGCGTGCTGGGGGAGGGGACCGAGGTGCACATTGCCCTGCCGCTCAAAGCACCGCAGGGGATGGTCACGGCAAAGACGCGGAAAATGACTGACAAAAGAAATCCCGGAACCCTGCGCATCCTGATGGCCGAAGACGATCCGTCCAATCAGGTCGCCACCCGCAAATTGCTGGAAAAATCCGGCCATGCGGTGACCCTGGCCGAAAATGGCCAGGAGGCTCTTAAACTCTTGCGCACCGGGGATTTCGACATCGTGCTCATGGATATTCAGATGCCGGTCATGGGAGGCCAGGAGGCCACCATGGAAATCCGCAACTCTCCCGGCCTGGCCGCCTGCAAGAACATCCCCGTCATCGCCCTGACCGCATACGCCATGACCGGAGACCGGGAAAAATTTCTCGCCTCGGGCATGGACGACTATCTGGTCAAGCCGGTCAGCCTGGAGAACCTGCAGCGAATGATCGAAAAACATGCTCCCCGTGCCGGGAGTCGAAACATGCATCCCTGA
- a CDS encoding branched-chain amino acid ABC transporter permease, which translates to MYTDLLQYIFSGLTGGAIYALIALGFCVVSNTMGIVNFIQVDFVTLGGMFMFSALFAIGLPTVPALGLSVCLVALVAMVVERVGLRPARSDNHLVLIFLTVGLSIILRGIIKIVWGQNRMALPPLTPDVPVQILGASVLPQALWILGLTVVAIAVLTWFFHRTSLGLCMRAVASNPTAAAVVGIASGRIRLTSYAIAGALGGLAGVLVTPITTLNYDVGVLLGLKGFAAAILGGFGSFPGAILGGLGLGLLESLSAGYLSSAYKDVVAFVVLLLVLFVRPKGLLGK; encoded by the coding sequence TTGTATACAGATCTTTTGCAGTATATTTTCAGCGGACTGACCGGCGGGGCCATCTATGCGCTCATTGCCCTGGGCTTTTGCGTGGTCAGCAACACCATGGGCATCGTCAATTTCATCCAGGTCGATTTCGTCACCCTGGGCGGCATGTTCATGTTCTCGGCGCTGTTCGCCATCGGCCTGCCCACGGTCCCGGCGCTTGGCCTGTCCGTCTGCCTTGTGGCGCTGGTGGCCATGGTGGTCGAGCGCGTCGGCCTCAGGCCCGCGAGATCGGACAATCATCTGGTGCTCATCTTTTTGACCGTTGGGCTGTCCATCATTCTGCGCGGAATCATCAAGATCGTGTGGGGCCAGAACCGCATGGCGCTGCCCCCGCTGACTCCGGACGTGCCCGTGCAGATACTGGGAGCGAGCGTGCTGCCGCAGGCGCTGTGGATTCTGGGTCTGACCGTGGTCGCCATCGCAGTCCTGACCTGGTTCTTTCACCGGACCTCGCTTGGCCTGTGCATGCGCGCCGTGGCCTCCAATCCCACGGCTGCGGCCGTGGTCGGCATTGCCTCGGGCCGCATCCGCCTGACCAGCTACGCCATCGCCGGAGCCCTGGGCGGCCTGGCCGGAGTGCTGGTCACGCCCATCACCACGCTCAACTACGATGTCGGCGTGCTGCTGGGCCTCAAAGGCTTCGCCGCCGCCATCCTCGGCGGCTTCGGCTCCTTCCCCGGAGCCATCCTCGGCGGCCTGGGCCTTGGACTTCTCGAATCCCTGTCCGCCGGATACCTGTCCAGCGCCTACAAGGACGTGGTGGCCTTCGTGGTCCTGCTGCTGGTCCTCTTTGTTCGCCCCAAGGGATTGCTGGGCAAGTGA
- a CDS encoding branched-chain amino acid ABC transporter permease, whose protein sequence is MTGRQNILYFFSLHRTGLFVSLMAMALILFPYIEDNPYTLGLTNLIAINAIVVLGLNLFIGYAGQISLGHAAFFGLGAYGSAIATVTFGLPPWPAMFLVAALVGLVSLAVGIPVLRLSGHYLAMATLGLNYVVHTVLLQWDEVTGGPSGFAGIPSLSVADVIFDDPVSLHYLLWGFTLACLLLCLNLVRSGVGRGLAALAGDETAAASLGVDTRAAKVKIFVLSAVLASLAGSLFAHCYSYVSPDTFGIFTSTDLVIMVVVGGMGSIWGSVFGAAFLTLLPEWMEVFDTYKDFVHGGILVLVLMFLPQGLITGLTDMIRVRLALWRRDHAAA, encoded by the coding sequence ATGACCGGCAGACAAAACATTCTCTACTTTTTCTCCCTGCACCGGACAGGGCTCTTCGTATCCCTCATGGCCATGGCGCTGATCCTCTTTCCCTACATTGAGGACAACCCCTACACCCTGGGCCTGACCAATCTCATCGCCATCAACGCCATCGTGGTTCTGGGCCTGAACCTCTTCATCGGCTATGCCGGACAGATTTCGCTTGGCCATGCCGCTTTTTTCGGCCTTGGCGCCTACGGTTCGGCCATCGCCACCGTCACTTTCGGATTGCCCCCCTGGCCGGCCATGTTTCTGGTCGCGGCGCTGGTGGGCCTGGTCTCGCTGGCCGTGGGCATCCCGGTGTTGCGCCTTTCGGGGCACTATCTGGCCATGGCCACGCTTGGCCTGAACTACGTCGTGCACACCGTCCTTTTGCAATGGGACGAGGTCACGGGCGGGCCCAGCGGATTCGCGGGCATCCCCAGCCTGTCCGTTGCCGACGTGATCTTCGATGATCCGGTCAGCCTGCATTATCTGCTCTGGGGATTCACTTTGGCGTGCCTGCTGCTGTGTCTCAATCTGGTGCGCAGCGGGGTCGGCCGGGGTCTGGCCGCCCTGGCCGGGGACGAGACAGCGGCCGCGAGCCTGGGCGTCGACACCCGCGCCGCCAAGGTCAAAATCTTCGTACTCTCGGCCGTGCTCGCGTCACTGGCCGGAAGCCTTTTCGCCCACTGCTATTCCTACGTGAGCCCCGACACCTTCGGCATCTTCACCTCGACGGACCTCGTCATCATGGTTGTGGTCGGCGGGATGGGCTCCATCTGGGGCTCGGTCTTCGGTGCGGCTTTTTTGACTCTGCTCCCGGAATGGATGGAGGTCTTCGATACCTACAAAGACTTCGTGCACGGCGGCATTCTCGTGCTGGTGCTGATGTTCCTGCCGCAGGGCCTGATCACGGGCCTGACCGACATGATCCGGGTGCGCCTGGCCCTATGGAGGCGCGACCATGCTGCTGCTTGA
- a CDS encoding ABC transporter ATP-binding protein — translation MLLLDGLSKFFGGLPALQDVSIRVPAGHLTALIGPNGAGKSTLINCMTGVLPPSSGSIRFLDQEIAGFAAHHITRLGIHRTFQNLRLFPRLSVLDNVLTGLTCEGGESMFMAMLRLPYLRHRERQLKLRALEAMDQFGLADKAQWPAGVLAYGDKKRVELARAIVGKPRLLLLDEPVAGLNAEETAAVGDQLRILRRAGHTILLVEHDMDLVMNIADLVIVLDSGRCIATGTADEVRRNPLVLEAYLGRMEATA, via the coding sequence ATGCTGCTGCTTGACGGGCTCAGTAAATTTTTCGGGGGACTGCCTGCCCTGCAGGACGTATCCATCAGAGTGCCCGCCGGGCATCTGACCGCACTCATCGGCCCTAACGGCGCGGGCAAGAGCACGCTCATCAACTGCATGACCGGCGTACTCCCCCCAAGCTCCGGATCCATCCGGTTTCTGGATCAGGAAATCGCGGGATTTGCGGCCCATCACATCACGCGTTTGGGCATCCACCGCACTTTTCAGAATCTGCGTCTTTTTCCCCGTCTCTCGGTGCTGGACAACGTGCTGACCGGCCTGACCTGTGAAGGGGGCGAATCCATGTTCATGGCCATGCTGCGTCTGCCCTATCTGCGCCACCGCGAACGGCAGCTCAAGCTGCGGGCCCTTGAGGCGATGGACCAGTTCGGACTGGCCGACAAGGCCCAATGGCCGGCCGGAGTGCTGGCTTACGGCGACAAGAAGCGGGTCGAACTGGCGCGGGCCATTGTCGGCAAACCCAGGCTGCTCCTTCTCGACGAGCCCGTGGCCGGCCTCAACGCGGAAGAAACGGCGGCCGTGGGCGATCAGCTCAGAATCCTGCGCCGCGCGGGACACACTATTTTACTGGTCGAACACGATATGGATCTGGTCATGAACATCGCGGATCTGGTGATTGTGCTGGACAGCGGCCGCTGCATCGCCACGGGCACGGCCGATGAAGTCCGCCGCAACCCGCTGGTGCTCGAAGCCTATCTTGGAAGAATGGAGGCCACGGCCTGA
- a CDS encoding ATP-binding cassette domain-containing protein, with the protein MLTIKNLTAHYGAAQALFGIDMEVGVGQTVALVGANGAGKSTLLKCVMGLVKPTGGEILLDGKTVTGSSPARMVRHGLALSPEGREVFAQLSVLENLQLGAIPLSLVKAEETRRMEEIFARFPKLKERRQQLAGTLSGGEQQMLAMGRALMAAPRLLLLDEPSLGLAPLITDEIFSIIHQLARAGTTIFIVEQNAARALSASDTAYLLAGGSIVEQGKSRDLLLDPSLRAAFLGAASHDNPSASRLGAAGLTNIRLEKPPMHKNFMPSFNSTEELKAHQLKGLQWTVRHAFEGSPAYRAKLEAAGVTPDSIQSLDDLKRLPFTTTDDLRDGYPFPLKSVPFEQLVRVHASSGTTGKRKVLCYTQKDLDDWTDMFARCYQSAGVNSLDRVQIAVGYGVWTAGMGFQLGCEKVGALAVPVGPGNIDMHIQFLLDFQSTVFCSTASMALLMAEEIHKRGIADKIAIRKIIYGSERSSRSMRKKISELFGGAELFDITGLTELYGPGAGIECSDHDCIHYWSDYYLMEILDPETLQPLPDGEWGEMVVTTLCKEGAPLIRYRTRDITRIIPEPCTCGSIMPRHSRIKGRSDDTIKFRGVNIYPSSIDTILSSVPGLGSEYQIHLTRGDGGRDNLRLVIERAEGVVAGRGPELAHEAGHQIKKQLMVTVDLELVDYGALPRSDRKSQRVFDSRIQDEIV; encoded by the coding sequence ATGCTGACCATAAAGAATCTTACGGCGCACTACGGTGCGGCCCAGGCCCTGTTCGGTATCGACATGGAGGTCGGGGTCGGACAGACCGTGGCCCTGGTCGGGGCCAACGGCGCGGGCAAGAGCACCCTGCTTAAATGCGTAATGGGCCTGGTCAAGCCCACGGGCGGGGAAATCCTCCTCGATGGCAAAACCGTGACCGGCTCAAGTCCGGCGCGTATGGTTCGCCACGGGCTGGCCTTGTCTCCCGAAGGGCGCGAGGTTTTTGCCCAACTGTCGGTGCTGGAAAATCTGCAGCTCGGCGCCATTCCTTTGAGCCTGGTCAAGGCCGAGGAAACCCGGCGCATGGAAGAGATTTTCGCCCGTTTTCCAAAACTTAAGGAGCGTCGGCAGCAGTTGGCCGGAACCCTGTCCGGCGGAGAACAGCAGATGCTGGCCATGGGCCGGGCGCTGATGGCCGCACCGCGCCTGTTACTCCTGGACGAGCCGAGCCTGGGTCTGGCCCCGCTCATCACGGACGAAATCTTTTCCATCATCCACCAGCTTGCCCGCGCCGGTACAACCATTTTCATCGTCGAACAGAACGCTGCCCGCGCCCTGTCCGCATCGGACACGGCATATCTGTTGGCAGGGGGCAGCATTGTCGAGCAGGGCAAAAGCCGCGATCTGCTCCTGGACCCTTCCCTGCGCGCCGCATTTCTAGGCGCTGCCAGCCACGACAACCCATCCGCCAGCCGCCTGGGAGCGGCCGGGCTGACCAATATCCGTCTGGAGAAACCGCCCATGCATAAAAACTTCATGCCCTCCTTTAACTCTACAGAAGAACTCAAAGCCCACCAGTTGAAGGGGCTGCAGTGGACCGTGCGCCACGCCTTCGAAGGGTCCCCCGCCTACCGCGCCAAGCTTGAGGCGGCGGGCGTGACCCCGGATTCGATCCAGAGCCTGGACGATCTGAAGCGCCTGCCCTTTACCACCACCGACGATCTGCGCGACGGCTATCCCTTCCCGCTGAAAAGCGTGCCCTTCGAGCAGCTGGTGCGCGTGCACGCCAGTTCCGGGACCACGGGCAAGCGCAAGGTGCTCTGCTACACGCAAAAGGATCTGGACGACTGGACCGACATGTTCGCGCGCTGCTACCAGAGCGCGGGCGTCAATTCCCTCGATCGGGTCCAGATCGCCGTGGGTTACGGGGTCTGGACGGCGGGCATGGGCTTTCAGCTCGGCTGCGAAAAGGTCGGCGCCTTGGCCGTGCCGGTGGGTCCCGGCAACATCGACATGCACATCCAGTTCCTGCTCGACTTCCAGTCCACGGTCTTCTGCTCCACGGCCTCCATGGCGCTGCTCATGGCCGAGGAGATCCACAAACGCGGCATCGCCGACAAAATCGCGATCAGAAAGATCATCTACGGCTCCGAGCGTTCCAGCCGGTCCATGCGCAAGAAGATCTCAGAGCTCTTCGGCGGGGCCGAGCTTTTCGACATCACCGGCCTGACCGAACTCTACGGACCGGGCGCGGGCATCGAATGCTCCGATCATGACTGCATCCACTACTGGAGCGACTACTATCTGATGGAGATTCTCGACCCCGAAACCCTCCAGCCGCTGCCCGACGGCGAATGGGGCGAGATGGTCGTCACCACCCTGTGCAAGGAAGGCGCGCCGCTCATCCGCTACCGTACCCGCGACATCACGCGCATCATCCCCGAGCCCTGCACCTGCGGCAGCATTATGCCCCGACATTCGCGCATCAAGGGCCGTTCCGACGACACCATCAAATTCAGGGGCGTGAATATCTACCCCAGCTCCATCGACACCATCCTCTCGTCCGTGCCTGGGCTTGGCTCGGAATATCAGATCCATCTGACCCGGGGCGACGGTGGCCGCGACAATCTGCGGCTCGTGATCGAACGCGCCGAGGGCGTGGTCGCGGGGCGTGGGCCGGAGCTGGCGCATGAGGCTGGACATCAGATAAAAAAACAGCTCATGGTCACGGTGGACCTGGAACTTGTGGACTACGGCGCTTTGCCCCGTTCGGATCGCAAGAGCCAGCGGGTTTTCGACAGCCGGATTCAGGACGAGATCGTTTGA
- a CDS encoding ABC transporter substrate-binding protein yields MRTIFCFLSCLMLLASPALSEDTIKLGAFFDLSGRASFIGTPSKLVAQMLVDKINAEGGINGKQIELIIADTEGDPAKSANIATKFIYKDKVVALVGPTLTDTGMNVKKIVNSAKIPIVMTVGGDPVIMGGKFGPFEWIFKSPQRSKIAVERLFTYLKDKGLTKIALLSADDGFGKDGLRWMEELAPAFGIEMLVKESFGARDTDMTAQLTKAKNAGPQALVVWTTGPAGAISAKNVAQLGIDLPLFQCHGLPDPKYIELAGPASEGNRMPATKLMVADELPDTDPQKAVIQEFVKLYTEKGYDKQFPINTHSGYAWDAIRLIVDAIAKVGTEPEALRAEIEKTQNYVGISGIYNLTPEDHNGLDVDSMVMVQVKDGKFVLAE; encoded by the coding sequence ATGCGCACGATTTTCTGTTTTTTGAGCTGTCTCATGCTGCTGGCTTCCCCAGCTCTGTCCGAGGACACAATCAAGTTGGGCGCGTTTTTCGACCTGTCGGGCCGGGCGTCTTTCATCGGCACGCCCAGCAAGCTGGTTGCCCAGATGCTCGTTGACAAGATCAACGCAGAGGGCGGGATAAACGGCAAGCAGATCGAGCTGATCATCGCCGATACCGAGGGCGATCCGGCCAAATCCGCCAACATCGCCACCAAGTTCATCTACAAAGATAAGGTCGTGGCCCTCGTCGGACCGACGCTGACCGACACGGGCATGAACGTGAAGAAAATTGTCAACTCCGCCAAGATCCCTATCGTCATGACCGTGGGCGGCGACCCGGTCATCATGGGCGGCAAGTTCGGCCCCTTCGAGTGGATTTTCAAATCGCCGCAGCGCTCCAAAATCGCGGTTGAACGCCTTTTCACCTATCTGAAGGACAAGGGCCTGACCAAGATCGCCCTGCTCTCGGCCGATGACGGATTCGGCAAGGACGGCCTGCGCTGGATGGAAGAGCTGGCCCCTGCTTTCGGGATTGAAATGCTGGTCAAGGAATCCTTTGGGGCCCGCGACACGGACATGACCGCCCAGCTGACCAAAGCCAAGAACGCAGGTCCCCAGGCGCTCGTCGTCTGGACCACAGGCCCGGCCGGGGCCATCAGTGCCAAGAACGTGGCCCAGCTCGGCATCGATTTGCCCCTGTTCCAGTGCCATGGCCTGCCCGATCCCAAGTACATCGAACTGGCCGGCCCTGCGAGCGAAGGCAACCGCATGCCCGCTACCAAGCTCATGGTCGCGGACGAACTGCCGGACACGGACCCGCAGAAGGCCGTGATCCAGGAATTCGTCAAGCTCTACACTGAAAAGGGCTACGACAAACAGTTCCCCATCAACACCCATTCCGGCTATGCATGGGATGCGATCCGGCTCATCGTCGACGCCATCGCCAAAGTCGGAACCGAGCCCGAAGCCCTGCGTGCCGAAATCGAGAAAACGCAGAACTATGTCGGCATCTCCGGCATCTACAACCTGACCCCCGAAGACCACAACGGACTCGATGTGGACTCCATGGTCATGGTCCAGGTCAAGGACGGCAAGTTCGTTCTGGCGGAATAA
- a CDS encoding carbonic anhydrase — MKEISKLLDNNKTWAQSIEKNIPGFFRKLENQHKPKFLWIGCSDSRVPADQLIGVMPGEVFVHRNISNQVINTDINLMCVLQYAIDVLKVKHIIVCGHYGCGGIEAVMKDQTPGLLAHWLENVHDLMERKGRPNLDDMCELNVKLQIRNLALNSIVRKAWQRGRNLYLHGWIYSISNGLIHDLCITRGPDKQEEEPLEAPLRPKH, encoded by the coding sequence ATGAAAGAAATCAGCAAGCTGCTCGATAATAACAAGACCTGGGCCCAGAGCATCGAAAAGAACATCCCCGGTTTTTTCCGCAAACTGGAGAACCAGCACAAGCCCAAATTCCTGTGGATCGGCTGCTCGGACAGCCGAGTCCCGGCGGACCAGCTTATCGGCGTCATGCCGGGCGAGGTCTTTGTGCACCGAAACATTTCAAATCAGGTCATCAACACCGACATCAACCTGATGTGCGTGCTGCAGTACGCCATCGACGTGCTCAAGGTGAAGCATATCATCGTCTGCGGCCATTACGGCTGCGGCGGCATCGAGGCGGTCATGAAAGACCAGACTCCGGGCCTGTTGGCTCATTGGCTGGAAAACGTGCACGACCTGATGGAACGCAAGGGCCGTCCCAACCTTGACGACATGTGCGAACTCAACGTCAAGCTGCAGATCCGCAATCTGGCCCTGAACAGCATCGTGCGCAAGGCATGGCAGCGTGGTCGCAACCTCTATCTGCATGGCTGGATCTATTCCATTTCCAACGGCCTGATCCACGACCTGTGCATCACGCGCGGCCCCGACAAGCAGGAAGAGGAACCCCTTGAAGCGCCACTGCGTCCGAAACATTAG
- a CDS encoding META domain-containing protein produces MNKLILITIFACAALWGCVHADNKHTDTSLDLMDACILDTRWKLVELWGKPVAEVERYPFIQLHAKEGRISGFGGCNSIGGGYELKAGNRVRFTNMASTMMACPDMNLEQEFFNVLSMTDNFACDGKTLALHKARMAPLARFEAVH; encoded by the coding sequence GTGAACAAACTCATCCTGATAACGATTTTCGCCTGTGCGGCGTTGTGGGGCTGCGTGCATGCCGACAACAAACACACCGACACGTCCCTGGATCTGATGGACGCGTGCATTCTGGATACACGCTGGAAATTGGTGGAGCTTTGGGGAAAACCCGTGGCGGAGGTCGAACGGTATCCGTTCATCCAACTCCATGCCAAGGAAGGACGCATCTCGGGCTTCGGCGGATGCAACAGCATCGGTGGCGGCTATGAGCTTAAGGCCGGCAACCGCGTCCGCTTCACGAACATGGCCAGCACCATGATGGCCTGTCCGGACATGAACTTGGAGCAGGAGTTTTTCAACGTGCTGTCCATGACGGACAATTTCGCCTGCGATGGAAAAACCCTTGCCCTGCACAAGGCGCGCATGGCCCCCCTGGCCAGGTTCGAGGCCGTGCACTGA